From Vogesella sp. XCS3, the proteins below share one genomic window:
- a CDS encoding NAD(P)/FAD-dependent oxidoreductase produces MQRRDFLRTAAALAGLPLLTGCQQLLGWGLPVDVLRPGMATGHRLRDAATLPPPRSERRVDTVIVGSGVAGLFAGWRLAREGYRDFVLLNGPEPDGNAAAGAFDGWRYPTGAHYLPLPSPESAHVRTLLAEMGVIEAGSDSLRPTFDERVLVHAPDERLWRDGQWQDGLLPRGLGADDDAQQQRFLLHVKQLQQQHGADGRRVFTVPTALASQDPAWRALDRQSFASWLAAHGYTAPGLLWYLDYCCRDDYGSTLAHTSAWAGLHYFAARGGHAANAEDGAVLTWPDGLNPLLRHMRGRIGHDRQLDGAAWRIRQQGKQVLVDYIDATGAQRLLARRVIVATPLHVAWHLLPQLPALGFQHAHLPPRAPWLVGNVLLERFPAEPVSQPLAWDNVVYGSRSLGYVVATHQLIRAALPERTVFTTYHAFADAPPAATRPWLAAASADALFEQATADLYAVYGPRLHRHMLAARLTVRAHAMASPQPGFLANPGLAALRAADGPILFAHADLSGLSLFEEAAWWGDVAAQRVLAA; encoded by the coding sequence ATGCAGCGCCGCGACTTTCTGCGTACCGCCGCCGCGCTGGCCGGCTTGCCGCTGCTCACCGGCTGCCAGCAGCTGCTGGGCTGGGGCTTGCCGGTGGACGTGCTGCGCCCTGGCATGGCCACCGGCCACCGCCTGCGCGACGCCGCCACGCTGCCGCCGCCACGCAGCGAGCGGCGCGTGGACACCGTGATCGTCGGCAGCGGCGTGGCCGGCCTGTTTGCCGGCTGGCGGCTGGCGCGCGAAGGTTACCGCGACTTTGTGCTGCTGAACGGGCCGGAGCCGGACGGCAACGCCGCCGCCGGTGCCTTCGACGGCTGGCGCTACCCCACCGGCGCGCATTACCTGCCGCTGCCCTCGCCCGAGTCGGCGCACGTGCGCACGCTGCTGGCCGAGATGGGCGTGATTGAAGCCGGCAGCGACAGCCTGCGGCCAACGTTTGACGAACGCGTACTGGTGCACGCGCCGGACGAGCGGCTGTGGCGCGACGGCCAGTGGCAGGATGGCCTGCTGCCGCGCGGCCTGGGCGCCGATGACGACGCGCAGCAGCAGCGCTTTTTGCTTCACGTGAAACAATTGCAGCAACAGCACGGTGCCGATGGCCGCCGCGTGTTTACCGTGCCTACCGCGCTGGCGTCGCAAGACCCGGCCTGGCGCGCGCTGGACAGGCAAAGCTTTGCCAGCTGGCTGGCGGCGCACGGTTACACCGCGCCCGGCCTGCTGTGGTACCTGGACTACTGCTGCCGCGACGATTACGGCAGCACGCTGGCGCACACCTCGGCGTGGGCCGGCCTGCACTACTTTGCCGCCCGTGGCGGCCATGCGGCCAACGCCGAGGACGGCGCGGTGCTCACCTGGCCGGACGGGCTGAACCCGCTGCTGCGCCACATGCGCGGCCGCATCGGCCACGACAGGCAGCTGGATGGCGCCGCCTGGCGCATCCGTCAGCAGGGCAAGCAGGTGCTGGTGGATTACATCGACGCTACCGGTGCGCAGCGGCTGCTTGCACGGCGCGTCATCGTGGCCACGCCGCTGCACGTGGCCTGGCACCTGCTGCCGCAGCTGCCGGCGCTGGGCTTCCAGCACGCCCACCTGCCGCCGCGGGCGCCGTGGCTGGTGGGCAATGTGCTGCTGGAGCGCTTCCCCGCCGAGCCGGTCAGCCAGCCGCTGGCGTGGGACAACGTGGTGTACGGCAGCCGCAGCCTGGGCTACGTGGTGGCCACCCATCAGCTGATCCGCGCCGCGCTGCCGGAGCGCACGGTGTTTACCACTTACCACGCCTTTGCCGATGCGCCGCCCGCCGCCACGCGGCCATGGTTGGCCGCCGCCAGCGCCGACGCGCTGTTTGAGCAGGCCACCGCCGACCTGTACGCCGTGTACGGGCCGCGCCTGCACCGCCATATGTTGGCCGCACGCCTCACCGTGCGCGCCCACGCCATGGCCAGCCCGCAGCCGGGCTTTCTGGCCAACCCTGGGCTGGCCGCACTGCGCGCTGCCGACGGCCCCATCCTGTTTGCCCACGCCGATTTGTCCGGCCTGTCGCTGTTTGAAGAAGCCGCCTGGTGGGGCGACGTGGCGGCGCAGCGGGTGCTGGCGGCCTGA